A single genomic interval of Peribacillus sp. FSL H8-0477 harbors:
- a CDS encoding TIGR04104 family putative zinc finger protein gives MQKCIQCQTPFKWSTVYKSLWFAYSPIHCNNCGTKHTITFTSRIIATIMLVVLPLLWMNYSFNEMAFDATISFSVLVLLILVSLFSPFLVHYNSKT, from the coding sequence ATGCAGAAATGTATACAATGTCAAACCCCATTTAAATGGAGTACAGTCTATAAATCACTTTGGTTCGCGTACAGTCCTATTCATTGTAATAATTGTGGGACCAAACATACAATTACATTTACATCTAGAATTATAGCAACGATTATGCTTGTAGTTCTTCCACTCTTGTGGATGAATTACTCATTCAATGAAATGGCATTTGATGCAACAATTAGTTTTTCAGTACTCGTTTTACTTATCCTAGTAAGTTTATTTTCTCCGTTCTTGGTGCATTACAATTCAAAAACGTAA
- the sigK gene encoding RNA polymerase sporulation sigma factor SigK yields MSGILAAAGYLIKEFYLLVSYVKNNAFPQPLSAQDEKKYLKLMSEGDEHARNLLIEHNLRLVAHIVKKFDNTGEDTEDLISIGTIGLIKAIESYSDGKGTKLATYAARCIENEILMHLRATKKTKKDVSLHDPIGQDKEGNEISLIDVLKSESEDVIDTIQLNMEIEKVKKFIGILDEREKEVIVGRFGLDLKKEKTQREIAKELGISRSYVSRIEKRALMKMFHEFYRAEKEKKRES; encoded by the coding sequence ATGTCTGGAATACTTGCAGCCGCTGGTTACTTAATTAAGGAGTTCTACTTATTAGTATCCTATGTTAAGAATAATGCCTTTCCCCAGCCGTTATCAGCACAGGATGAAAAGAAATACTTAAAGCTGATGAGTGAAGGGGATGAGCATGCACGAAATCTCCTGATCGAACATAATTTGCGTCTAGTTGCGCACATTGTTAAGAAGTTTGATAATACCGGGGAGGATACGGAGGACCTTATATCTATCGGAACCATAGGGTTGATAAAGGCAATTGAAAGCTATAGTGACGGCAAGGGTACAAAGCTTGCTACCTATGCAGCACGATGTATTGAAAATGAGATTCTGATGCATCTAAGAGCCACTAAGAAGACCAAAAAAGATGTTTCCCTGCATGATCCAATCGGTCAAGATAAGGAAGGGAATGAAATCAGTCTGATTGATGTGCTTAAATCGGAGTCGGAGGATGTAATCGATACCATTCAACTAAATATGGAGATTGAAAAGGTTAAAAAGTTCATCGGTATTTTAGATGAACGGGAAAAAGAGGTTATTGTCGGCAGGTTCGGACTTGATCTTAAAAAAGAAAAGACGCAGCGTGAAATTGCTAAGGAATTAGGGATTTCACGGAGCTACGTATCACGGATTGAGAAGAGGGCCCTGATGAAGATGTTCCATGAGTTTTACCGGGCCGAAAAAGAGAAAAAACGGGAGTCTTGA
- a CDS encoding YrzI family small protein — MTFNMLFFTITFKKRKKTLAEYVNEERVNRLREKHIDAVYMHRKF, encoded by the coding sequence ATGACTTTTAACATGTTATTTTTTACAATTACGTTTAAGAAAAGAAAGAAAACACTTGCAGAGTATGTAAACGAAGAACGAGTAAATCGCTTACGTGAGAAACATATTGATGCGGTTTATATGCATCGGAAATTCTAA
- a CDS encoding YrzI family small protein translates to MTLNILFLTITVKKNKKTKEAYLHEERVRELYQAHHDRFIMQRNY, encoded by the coding sequence ATGACTCTGAATATATTATTTTTAACGATTACCGTCAAAAAGAATAAAAAAACAAAGGAAGCTTATTTACATGAAGAACGAGTGCGTGAGCTATATCAAGCACATCATGATCGATTTATCATGCAGCGTAATTATTAA
- a CDS encoding YrhC family protein produces MRKGQTKVSPMQAKINDYKRFAFTSICISVFFYLGMVLPTEGKTDFITYGYLFATIAFLCTSGLFFGIAIKYKKTLAEQEDDSIQQ; encoded by the coding sequence ATGAGAAAAGGTCAAACAAAGGTATCACCGATGCAAGCCAAAATAAACGATTACAAACGATTTGCGTTTACATCAATCTGCATCAGCGTATTCTTCTATCTGGGTATGGTCTTGCCGACTGAAGGCAAAACCGACTTTATCACTTACGGATACCTATTCGCTACGATCGCCTTTTTGTGCACATCGGGCCTATTCTTCGGCATCGCCATTAAATATAAAAAAACATTAGCTGAACAAGAAGACGACTCAATTCAGCAATAA